The genomic segment AATCCCACATATTTGTCACAGCCAAGTCAGCAAAAACAAAGTAGCATATTAACAAAAATTAATGTTATGAAATAGGGTGTTGTGCACTAGATACAAAATTTTGCGACCACTGCAAAATTAGAGCTATTTTTCAAAGGCTGAATCCCAAAACATCTAAACGGTGGATAAATTCAGGGCTGTATAGATCAAATTGGTGGTGGTGCACATGAAGCCGATCAGGTTGCACAGCGAGGACAACCCATGGTAGCGGCCAAACTTGCTCCTGCAGGCTTTGTACTTGGTGTCCTGCACTTGCAGTTTATCGTAAGCCTCCTTCTGGCTGCCGAAGCCAATCTGGTTTCCGAGACCATGTTCTTTCTCCACCTCCATCTTCTGCAGCAGCACTTCATTAATCACGGGTCCAAACCACTGAGCGTTCAGGCCCGCTGTGACCAACACCACAAAGTACAGAATCATCTGTAAAACCAGAAGAAATAACTTGATAAAAATTGTCATTTCCTGCAGGTtgcccctccctggcagatataAGAACCTTGTGGGTAGCCTTTAGTTTTCAAAGCATAAACCATTTCCTTCCTACATTATATGATCATACTGTAAGTTGAAAATTATTCAAATGGGATTCTACACATTTTGTTAAGTTTACTTCTGCAGTCAAACAAGTGTGCCGACCTGTTTTGACAATAGAGTGCTGGGCCATTAATTTGGGATTAATGGTCAAAACAGGAATTTTagatcattttcaggaaaatTATCCAATTAGATTTAAGAGAAATTTCCAAAAATTTACTCTCTCATCTCAGTGGTTACTGATTTGTAGCTATTACCATGGTAATGCTTGGTTTCCAGACAAACTGTCCCCTTAGAAATTATAAAAACATGTAACATTCAAATAAATTCATGACTAAATGTGttttaaagataaactttattgatctcacagaggagaaattcacaagaAATTTTACCAGGAGTAGCAGAATATAAACTGGGGAAAGTGCAACTTTTGCCTGTTCCAGTAGTAACAGCTTCAAGGTGGAGTGGCACAAAgaatgatttcctgatttttcatACTGTCTGTATTTCATATGATTGATCTCAATGAAGTCCCAAACATAGTGAGTGACTTGAaaatagggctgcaactaatgattattttcatattCAATTCATTTCTCAATTAACTGATTACTCTGTTTGGTTCATGAAATGTCAATCAGCGGTTTGCAAAGCCCAAGATTatgtcaaatgtcttgttttgtcaacAACTGAAAGATATACAGGTTATCTGGCTGACAGAACTAAAAAactagcacaaacaaacaaaaatcacatttaagaagctgaaatcaaaacAATTCAGACCTTCACTGAGGCAAAAAAGACTCAATAATTAATTGATTATGAAGACAGCTGGTGATTAATTTGGTAGTCCATTAATCATCAATTATTCACTGCAGCTCTACTTGGAAATTTTCACATATCCAACccatgacttgtctaaagaaaactgtctgcaaaaaaaaaaacacaatgatttgtattatatttagtttgtcctatTATTTGTGTTGTTGAGTTGATTGTGCTATTATAAACAATTATTCACAACACagattaaaaaatacaataaaactaaAAGAAAACAAATTGCTATAGACAAGGGGCACTGTAAAGTGATCACAAGAATGTTATATACTTATTTCCAAAGTGTACCTTATTTATGGGCTCTGGAAATGCACATAAATGGTTTATGCTGTATTtttattaaaccccttgaattaaagctgaaagttgacaattcaaacattttgaatgtttcatttcaacttcaagggccccgtcacactaagCAAGAATTAAGCCCGTGCAGACGGAATGTCAAAAAAGCCATaattcgtgccacatctgggagggaataagaattg from the Thalassophryne amazonica chromosome 16, fThaAma1.1, whole genome shotgun sequence genome contains:
- the tmem205 gene encoding transmembrane protein 205 — encoded protein: MATEGDPTDLVKVLHLLVLSFSWGMQVWVSFISGFALIKQVSLHTFGLVQSKLFPIYFYCLVGSSVVNLSVYAVYHPRELLDWHESVQMILYFVVLVTAGLNAQWFGPVINEVLLQKMEVEKEHGLGNQIGFGSQKEAYDKLQVQDTKYKACRSKFGRYHGLSSLCNLIGFMCTTTNLIYTALNLSTV